One Triticum dicoccoides isolate Atlit2015 ecotype Zavitan chromosome 5B, WEW_v2.0, whole genome shotgun sequence genomic window carries:
- the LOC119308878 gene encoding repressed by EFG1 protein 1-like: protein MHADQLVPAVVAAVAVVCLLIAGRADGQLEYVPAAASQVVEPLATNQQPFLPQPEVMPVPNNLLAKPEYVSQTGFSLPEPSLAGAFTGGYFPQQPTTEPQPQPESQATKWVPETQTTKWVPEPTWQKPATPSVPAQPSTSGGSYAGGGANKQLDDDGEPVDGLSPKAIENILKEHNAFRAKEHVPPLTWNATVAQYAQHYAVERKGDCALKHSTGPYGENLMYGEGRAWTWRHTVDEWSEEKQNYHYGTNSCDAGKQCGHYTAVVWKHTTAVGCGRVTCTSGDTLMVCSYYPPGNYDGEKPF from the exons ATGCACGCCGATCAACTAGTACCGGCGGTCGTCGCCGCCGTGGCCGTGGTGTGCCTGCTCATCGCCGGCCGCGCCGACGGCCAATTGGAGTACGTGCCTGCCGCGGCGAGCCAGGTGGTGGAGCCGCTGGCCACGAACCAGCAGCCGTTCCTCCCGCAGCCGGAGGTGATGCCAGTGCCCAACAATCTGCTCGCTAAGCCGGAATACGTCTCGCAGACGGGGTTCTCCCTACCGGAGCCCTCCCTAGCCGGGGCGTTCACCGGCGGCTACTTCCCGCAGCAACCGACGACAGAGCCGCAGCCACAGCCGGAGTCGCAGGCGACCAAGTGGGTGCCGGAGACGCAGACGACCAAGTGGGTGCCGGAGCCGACGTGGCAAAAGCCGGCGACGCCGTCTGTGCCCGCGCAGCCGAGTACCAGCGGCGGATCGTACGCTGGCGGGGGCGCCAACAAGCAGCTGGACGACGACGGGGAGCCGGTGGACGGGCTGAGCCCCAAGGCCATCGAGAACATCCTCAAGGAGCACAACGCATTCCGCGCCAAGGAGCATGTGCCCCCTCTCAC GTGGAACGCGACGGTGGCCCAGTACGCGCAGCACTACGCGGTCGAGCGCAAGGGGGACTGCGCGCTCAAGCACTCGACGGGGCCGTACGGGGAGAACCTCATGTACGGCGAGGGCCGGGCGTGGACGTGGCGCCACACCGTCGACGAGTGGAGCGAGGAGAAGCAGAACTATCACTACGGCACCAACTCCTGCGACGCCGGCAAGCAGTGCGGCCACTACACCGCCGTCGTCTGGAAGCACACCACCGCCGTCGGCTGCGGCCGCGTCACCTGCACCAGCGGCGACACCCTCATGGTCTGCAGCTACTACCCGCCGGGGAACTACGACGGGGAGAAGCCATTCTAA